The Nerophis lumbriciformis linkage group LG36, RoL_Nlum_v2.1, whole genome shotgun sequence DNA window caggtggaattctttcccattcttgcttgatgtacagcttaagttgttcaacagtccgggggtctccgttgtgttattttaggcttcataatacgccacacattttcaatgggagacagttctggactacaggcaggccagtctagtacccgcactcttttactatgaagccacgttgatgtaacacgtggcttagcattgtcttgctgaaataagcaggggcgtccatggtaacgatgcttggacggcaacatatgttgctccaaaacctgtaactttcagcattaatggcgccttcacagatgtgtaagttacccatgtcttgggcactaatacacccccataccatcacagatgctggcttttcaactttgcgcctataacaatccggatggttcttttcctctttggtccggaggacacgacgtccacagattccaaaaacaatttgaaatgtggactcgtcagaccacagaacacttttccactttgtatcagtccatcttagatgagctcaggcccagcgaagccgactgcgtttctgggtgttgttgataaacggttcacgccttgcataggagagttttaacttgcacttacagatgtagcgaccaactgtagttactgaccgtgggtttctgaagtgttcctgagcccatgtggtgatatcctttacacactgatgtcgcttgttgatgcagtacagcctgagggatcgaaggtcacgggcttagctgcttacgtgcagtgatttctccagattctctgaaccctttgatgatattacggaccgtagatggtgaaatccctaaattccttgcaatagctggttgagaaaggtttttcttaaactgttcaacaatttgcgcacgcatttgttgacaaagtgatgaccctcgccccgtccttgtttgtgaatgactgagcatttcatggaatctacttttatacccaatcatggcacccacatgttcccaattagcctgttcacctgtgggatattccaaataagtgtttgatgagcattcctcaactttatcagtgtttattgccacctttcccaacttctttgtcacgtgttgctggcatcaaattctaaaattaatgattatttgcacacaaaaaaatgtttatcagtttgaacatcaaatatgttgtctttgtagcatattcaactgaatatcggttgaaaaggatttgcaaatcattgtattccgtttatatttacatctaacacaatttcccaactcatatggaaacggggtttgtagataaagataaagaatgtgggatttacaatattaactatgaaggataaaacactgaatattgacagcatatgaacgtcacaccccctctccatccacatattttacaatcgagcgaaacacaacaaaaatgcaacaaacacagggaaatatgaatgcgaagggtaaaaaaaaccccacctacaatctgatacatgtgatatatcactaagctttagaactttgttgtaaaaatctccttccgcgtttgtccctgacacccacatttcaggctctggaaacactccccacccacactgcttagaTGACCATAtttactaattagatgaccatagtaactaattacattaccatagtaattagtatatcatgcaaaagccattaaaatacttagggcggtatagctcggttggtggggcggtatagctcggttggtagagtggccgtgccagcaacttgagggttccaggttcgatccccacttctgccatcctagtcactggcattgtgtccttggacaagacactttacccacctgctcccagtgccacccacactggtttaaaaatctaacttagatattgggttttacaatgtaaagcgctttgagtcactagagaaaagcgctatataaatataattcactagtaTAGtcgaagacttacggtcattagaaaacatgactgcacatcataatggcagctacactttacatcttaaagatctaaaaaaataatttgtgaatgtccggcgggccagattgaaaagcttaacttaAGCTTAATTTGGAAATGGACTGAAAGTGGTGTTAATAAAAAGTTGATTGCAGGCCACTGAGGTGAAGGTGAGCGAAGTGGAGTTCAACCCGCAGTTTGTTAGCCGCATGATCCCAAAGCTGGAGTGGAGTGCTCTGGTGCAAGCTGCAGatgaggttttgtttttttactatcaTTATTTCAAAGACAGTATGTATGCGATCAGAATACAGTTTGTGTGTTTTTGAGAAacctgtcttgtttccatagttggGTCAACGACAAGACCTGCCAAGTGACCTGTTGGCAGACTTTGAGAGCAACGAGGAGTTTCTGAAGAAGGTGCATAGAGTTCTCCTTGAGGTGTGCAGAGTCTTATTTATTTTTCTCTAATGCTTTTTGTTTCCAACTCATATCCTACGCAACATCTTGAGTTGTTACTGAAAGTGGTACTTGTCACAGGTAGTGTTCactacatgtttttttatttttattaaaacagTTACTTTATTCTCATGTTATCCATTATAGGACACTTAATtaactaaaggcttagtggccacatacgtggacagcaccttttagctcttatttccaaaattgtgtacactactgaattggggtcttatggccgcttatgtggacacttatactgccatctggtggtgtcagaagagtataacatacaatggaatttgggggaaaaaagtgtaaaaataagaattagcatgtcactaaacatgaagtacacgtttgtgtacttatggactaagtacatcatatcaaaagacgattcttagtttttattctaattagggtccaataagcccaaatagcaaagaaaaataaaaaaaagcatgtaaacaaacagcttgggccataAGAGGGTTTAAATATACTACTACTGTTATTTAGAACCTTACCTGAACAGTTCTAAAAGGTTATGATAGGAAATGTAATTCCTCTTGTAGATGTTGCATAATTCAAAATTTTACACGAATTCTGCCTCAAAAAACTTTGGATATCACATGCATCTCAAGCAGGGATGCACCGATCCACATCGATTCTGATCCCGATACCAAAGCTCTGTTTgcgttaatgttattattattattgatgattTTATATGAGGCTGTAATACACAATGTCCTTCAATTAACATATAGAGTCCCTTCGAATATTCTTATTAGTAGCATGAACATTGCTTAGTTTTCATGTCCTTTGAACAACAAAATAGATGAGACTAAACCAACACCACCCAGGACAATATGAGCGTCCTACCAGCTTTTTCTAAAAATAGCACACCCAGTGAGTTGTGTCGAAAACTTGATTTTATTGCTTTGCTATTCCTTTGATTCTCACTTGCATTTACGTACAGTTGTAAAATTATAAAACACGAAAATGATTATAAAAGAAACAAAGTGTTTAGTATggcagtattattgtagcaaaattgttTGCAAATGTtactcaatctgtgtgtgtgtgtatagtagggttgtccccataccaatattttgataccggtaccaaaatgtatttcgatacttttctaaataaaggggaccacaaaaaatttcattattggctttatttgaacaacaaatcttagggtacattaaacatatgtttattattagggatgtccgataatattggactgccgatattatcggccgataaatgcttttaaaatgtaatatcgaaaattatcggtataggtttcaaaattatcggtatcagtttcaaaaagtaaaatgtatgactttttaaaacgccgctgtgtacacggacgtagggagaagtacagagcgccaataaaccttaaaggcactgcctttgcgtgccggcccattgacataatacctacggcttttcacatacacaagtgaatgcaaagcatacttggtcaacagccatataggtcacactgagtgtggcggtataaacaagtttaacactgttacaaatatgcaccacactgtgaacccacaccaaacaagaatgacaaacacatttcgggagaacatccgcaccgtaacacaagataaacacaacagaacaaatacccagaaacccttgcagcactaactcttccgggacgctacaatatacacccaacccccaaccccgaccacctcaacctcctcatgctctctcagggagcgcatgtcccaaattccaagctgctgttttgaggcatgttaaaaagaaaatgcactttgtgacttcaataataaatatggcagtgccatgttggcatttttttccataacttgagttgatttattttggaaaatcttgttacattgtttaatgcatccagcaggacatcacaacaaaattaggcataataatgtgttaattccacgactgtatatatcggtatcggttgatatcggaatcggtaattaagagttggacaatatcgggatatcggcaaaaaagccataatcggatatctctttttattattgtaatttagtccttaaataaaatagtgaacatactacacaacttgtcttttagtagtaagtaaacaaagactcctaattagtctgctgacatatgcagtaacatattgtctcatttatccacctattattttgtctacattatgagggacaaactgtaaaaaattattattaatctacttgttcatttactgttaatatctacttattttctgttctaccatgttctatctacacttctgttaaaatgtaataatcacttattcttctcttctttgatactttacattagttttggacgataccgcacatttaggtatggatccgataccaagtagttacaggatcatacattggtcatattcaaagtcctcatgtgtccagggacgtatttacagagtcaaaaaaaaatcccgcttttcctgaaatttccacatttttggggaaatgtcccattgaaatctatgggacatttttcaaagttcaacaactcgcacatttttcatctgattcaaactgttccaaatattcagcctgtttgggaattgtgtgcttttaCTTCAACaactcttaaaaaaaaataaagcattggagcattcacatgcaattcctttaGAATTGATTATCATATTGTATGCCAACAAAAGGATGGAACaattgttctgcaatcagaagtCAATGTGACCAGCAGAAATTAAAGTTCAGCTATTTaagaattaattttaaaaaaggctttcaatgacaattattattattttttgcatcaAATAATAGAGTTGCATGCAGTATATTTTTGAAGTCAAAATCGAAGCACATTTCCAGGTTTCtgcgggccacataaactgacgtggcgggccaaatgtggcccccaggccttgagtttgacaagtTGCTTGAATCAAAGTCTATCCTCTCTTATTGAGCTCTGCTGCCACCTAGTGGACATAGCACGACTCACATGTGCCTGTGCTGCTGCAGGTGGAGGTGATAGAAGGCTGTCTGCAGTGTCCTGAGTCAGGACGAGAGTTCCCCATCTCCAAAGGAATCCCCAACATGCTTCTGAACGAAGACGAGGTGTAGACTTAAAAAAGCCACCGACAGACTTTGTGTTCCAAAAGAAGACGTTTTGATGTCGGGTAATTACTTTCCGTTTTAACGTCTAAATCCCCCCTTGGATGTTATTTTAGCTGTATTTTTGTAACACATTCAGGTTTGTTTCCCTTAATAAAACCTTGCTTTTGTCCTTGACAGCCAAAAGTGCTTGTGGGTTTTTTGCGGCTAATGAGGATTTATTGTAATTGTTGGTGTGCGGAGCCATGCAGACGCGGGTGAGTGCACTCAGTGCTGAGCGACGGGTGACGTGGCAGGCAGAGGCTGCTCTATATTTGGAAGACAGGCTGGGAGTTGTTTGGGAGGATTTTTCTAGAAACCACACATCACTGCAGAAAACAGTGATTAGGATAACAAATAGATAACCCACCCTCAAGAAGCCTCCACCTTTTATGAAGTCGAGTTGAAACAGGCTCCCAGACAGTGTTGTCATTTTAAAGGGAACGGGAGTGGGTGTGTTTTGGTCTCCTACCTTTCCTTCTACTTAAAGCAATTACAGGCTTGTGCCCACAACTATAATGATGGGATGGCAGCACAGCACCAATAAAAGCTAGCCATGACAGATTAACAATCCTCTGCAAAGCCTGAACTGTAATTAACAACGAGATGAGATTGAAACCTTGGAAAAGATAAAAGTGGCTTGCTGTGACGTGATGTCAAACGTGTGCAGGCATTATTTTAGAGAGCTGCACTTTCAAACAACTGCAATGGACTAATGTTGTTTCTTGTCTAGCTTTCAGCATTTTGGAATAAgagtaatgactttttttttttttttagctggcaACGTGGTCATTACATAGTCTGGAGACAGCTGTAACCTGCTGCCAGTGGACACTAaagatatacagttgtggtcaaaagtgtacatacacttgtaaagaacatcatgtcatggctgtctttagtTTACAATcatctacaactcttattgttttgtgatagagtgattggagcacatacttgttggtcacaaaaaacattcatgaagtttgcttattttatgaatgtattatgaaaatgtgagcaaatgtgctgggtcaaaagtatacatacagcaatgttaatatttgcttacatgtcccttggcaagtttcactgcaataaggcgcttttagtagccatccacaagcttctgcttgaatttttgaccactcctattgacaaaattgctgcagttcagctaaatttgttgggtttctgacatggacttgtttcttcagcattgtccaggaatttgggaaggccattctaaaaccttcattcgagcctgatttagccattcttttaccacttttgacgtgtgtttggggtagagatgtccgataatatctgcctgccgttatcggccgataaatgctttaaaatgtaatatcagaaattatcggtatcgttttttttttatctgtatcgtttttgttgttgttgttgttgtttatttgaattaaatcaacataaaaaacacaagatacacttacaattagtgcaccaacccaaaaaacctccctaccccagTTACACTCATAAactcaaaagggttgtttctttctgttataaatattctggttcctacattatatatcaatatatatccatacagtctgcaagggatacagtccgtaagcacacatgattgtgcgtgctgctggtccactaatagtactaacctttaacagttaaatttactcattttcattaattactagtttctatgtaactgtttttatattgttttactttcttttttattcaagaacatattttaaatgtatttatcttattttattttataatttaaaaaaaaaaaaaggaccttatcttcaccatacctggttgtccaaattaggcataataatgtgttaattccacgactgtatatatcggtatcggtaattaagatttggacgatatctgcaaaaagccattatcggacatccctagtttgggatcattgtcctgtttgaacacccaactgtttggccacaatacccagcaatatgttaggaggagaaaaggtgaggccttttaattcaaggaacaccatacctaccgtcaagcatggtggtggtagtattatgctctgggcctgttttgctgccaatggaactggtgctttacagagagtaaatgggacaatgaaaaaggaggattacctccaaattcttcaggacaagctaaaatcatcagcccagaggttgggtcttgggcgcagttgggtgttccaacaggacaatgactccaaaacacacatcaaaagtaatAAAGTGAGTaaaaatatgtgttagattatagggcaatgcgtattttgtattgtgcacttatattgccatatatcagctactgtgggggaacacatataagagtaacataaaggcactgtatcaactacagaaaagagctataaggattattcataaagcagattatctagaacacactaacatattatttattaattctgctTTATTGAAACtgcaggagctagtaaagttaaagACATGATGTGTTATGTTTAAAGCTAAAAGTCAaatattaccagcaaatttacaaaaaatgtttgtcatcacttctgagaatgaagagcatagaagaaaaggtcatgtcaaacatcagtattcaaggacaactttaaaacaaatgtgtatatcagtggtgggggttaaactatggaattctctttaaaatgagataaaagattgtagaaatatattccaaatgaaaaaaaatatataaagacagaacaataagatcatatggacaaccgtaagtgtctacattttgctttgtatttattattttacctattttttgtctggttttgtatttgttttgtatcatcccgtgaggtgtatattattttttttgttcggtttgtacttcatgaagttttgcacttgttttttttgtgtgttttcattatatttggatgtatttgtttggtttgtatgcttgtgaatctgggctatccatgaagtaagactacactgcaaaaactgaaatctaagtaacattaaatatctcaaataagggtgatatttgcttattttctgtctgataagataattattctcactaagcagattttatgttggagtgttttacttgttttaagtgttttggtcctaaatgatctcagtaagatattacagcttgttgctgagatttgatgacctatattgagtaaaacatgcttgaaacta harbors:
- the trmt112 gene encoding multifunctional methyltransferase subunit TRM112-like protein isoform X1 translates to MYNFLRLSRTCFMPLLFLSHYVHHTFNVVHECTKATEVKVSEVEFNPQFVSRMIPKLEWSALVQAADELGQRQDLPSDLLADFESNEEFLKKVHRVLLEVEVIEGCLQCPESGREFPISKGIPNMLLNEDEV
- the trmt112 gene encoding multifunctional methyltransferase subunit TRM112-like protein isoform X2, giving the protein MKLLTHNMLTSHVKGVTKGYPLLIKATEVKVSEVEFNPQFVSRMIPKLEWSALVQAADELGQRQDLPSDLLADFESNEEFLKKVHRVLLEVEVIEGCLQCPESGREFPISKGIPNMLLNEDEV